In one window of Spodoptera frugiperda isolate SF20-4 chromosome 11, AGI-APGP_CSIRO_Sfru_2.0, whole genome shotgun sequence DNA:
- the LOC118281717 gene encoding cytochrome P450 4C1, with the protein MLWLTTKLVITAGILGWQYWRWRHRRMLELAARLPGPPTLPILGNALTFMLNPGEVLNKIDVFTEQYGEVFRFWLGPELNIVVNNPTDIRALLTSNKVNQKGPLYEYLVPMIGYGILSGGPIWRSHRKIVTPSYNKKSVENFSPIFNREAEQLARVICQKDPKKSFNVYKDIVRFTTQSVNQTLMGLSKEDSQNLYRVDEMLRVTQDIYGLIFEKMTKWWLHIPIVYWLLGKKKQQDYYVKLVEDLMGDIVGRRRKALEVSAPSEECMGIVDRYILSGDLTEEEIQKESMTLFTTSQEAAAKIASGVIMFLAHLPDWQDKVYKEMMEVVGPDGPVTSEQLKRLEHLDMVYKETLRYFSIAALIQRTVEEEITIKDGSITLPAGTSLVIPIHNVHRDPRYWEDPHKVMPERFLPENVKKRDPNAFVPFSLGPMDCLGRVYATALIKTIVVWVLRYAQLEPAGTLDNIKLNIAISVSCANGYNIKARPRNGRINELS; encoded by the exons ATGTTGTGGCTTACCACCAAGTTAGTCATCACAGCCGGAATCTTAGGCTGGCAGTACTGGAGATGGAGACACCGACGTATGCTGGAGCTTGCAGCCAGACTCCCAGGTCCACCAACATTGCCCATCCTAGGAAATGCCCTCACTTTCATGCTTAATCCTGGAG AGGTGCTGAACAAAATCGACGTGTTTACGGAGCAGTATGGCGAAGTCTTCAGATTCTGGCTGGGGCCAGAACTGAACATTGTTGTAAATAATCCAACAGATATACGC GCGTTATTGACCAGTAACAAAGTAAATCAGAAAGGACCATTATATGAGTACCTGGTACCTATGATCGGCTATGGCATTTTATCAGGAG gtCCAATCTGGCGTTCTCACAGAAAAATAGTGACTCCTTCTTACAACAAGAAGTCGGTGGAGAACTTCTCTCCGATCTTCAACAGGGAGGCTGAGCAGCTAGCCAGGGTTATATGCCAGAAAGACCCGAAGAAGAGCTTCAATGTCTACAAAGATATCGTCAGATTTACCACGCAGAGTGTTAACC AAACACTGATGGGGTTATCGAAGGAAGATTCCCAAAACCTGTACAGAGTGGATGAGATGTTACGTGTCACACAAGA CATATATGGTCTAATTTTCGAGAAAATGACAAAATGGTGGTTGCACATACCTATCGTTTACTGGTTGCTTGGCAAGAAGAAGCAACAGGACTACTACGTGAAGCTGGTGGAAGATTTGATGGGTGACATCGTCGGACGGAGGAGGAAAGCCTTGGAGGTGTCGGCACCTAGTGAGGAGTGCATGGGGATTGTAGACCGGTACATCCTCTCTGGAGATCTTACTGAGGAGGAGATTCAGAAGGAGAGCATGACTTTGTTTACTACG AGCCAAGAAGCAGCCGCTAAGATAGCATCTGGAGTCATCATGTTCCTAGCTCATTTACCGGATTGgcag GATAAAGTATACAAGGAGATGATGGAAGTGGTCGGACCTGATGGTCCGGTCACCAGCGAGCAGTTGAAGCGGCTGGAGCACCTGGACATGGTGTACAAGGAGACGCTTCGGTATTTCTCCATAGCTGCCCTGATACAGAGGACTGTTGAGGAGGAGATCACTATTAAAGACG GAAGTATCACCCTCCCAGCTGGCACATCACTGGTGATACCGATCCACAACGTCCACCGCGACCCTCGCTACTGGGAGGATCCTCATAAGGTGATGCCGGAGAGGTTCCTCCCGGAGAACGTGAAGAAACGAGACCCCAACGCCTTCGTACCCTTCAGTTTGGGACCTATGGACTGTTTAG GTCGAGTATACGCCACGGCTCTCATCAAGACTATAGTGGTGTGGGTGCTTCGGTACGCACAGTTGGAACCAGCTGGTACCCTCGACAACATAAAGCTGAACATCGCCATCTCCGTCTCCTGCGCAAATGGATATAATATTAAAGCCAGACCAAGAAACGGTAGAATAAATGAATTATCTTGa
- the LOC118281720 gene encoding protein nessun dorma: MPSVYTFSRSDNEILQELLKVFSSGRGTTREQWSMQAELLVEPVGWDALWKLSKDFCKKFEVRFPCIAYVTVTSVDFENLSACVDVLSVQHETVSLPENIVDVPLIELWPTINQREQCINVATTAEFIDLLRFYYNDIWMPWDDSEVLLSNTIEERMQLWSDMHNGTIPNCVARSITLLRNSAIDAHEKLKQMDSSLCEGDVASDDDSLLPPNYISLCAEMNARLDGLMSKWTLYENSLIREQYLARERSKWQRNKSKKNVVAVWQGGSIFEFSEISKFLISHVTNDFRLSVLTSVEDALQLEPHELVLCGHELMLPELPLANINVTSFNGATLQASDMRSCLLMLSEECRLRELTLHCSSVNTVIVMRSGTLHIVSCNVLDQSSSSKSDFAQGIVAMSGAKILIENCTFDNFYSGIVVHKGAQVEFRSCTIKNCGVGIQMYSGSQVELSDTVISSCSEHCIRCELDVMQDAPTGSANGFEGLLVNANCKIGTGDLQKEVLIVKQDVSI, translated from the exons ATGCCATCAGTATACACATTTTCGCGTAGTGACAATGAGATCCTGCAAGAGCTGCTGAAGGTGTTCAGCTCCGGTCGTGGCACCACTCGGGAACAGTGGAGTATGCAGGCCGAGTTACTGGTTGAACCAGTCGGATGGGACGCTCTGTGGAAACTGTCCAAGGATTTCTGTAAGAAGTTTG AAGTGAGATTCCCCTGCATAGCCTACGTAACAGTGACATCGGTGGACTTTGAGAACCTCTCAGCTTGCGTGGATGTGCTGAGCGTGCAACATGAAACTGTATCACTACCGGAGAACATAGTGGATGTGCCATTGATTGAACTCTGGCCCACTATCAATCAACGAGAACAGTGTATCAATGTTGCTACTACTGCTGAGTTTATTGATTTGTTGAG ATTCTACTACAACGACATTTGGATGCCTTGGGATGACTCAGAAGTGCTTTTATCAAACACAATAGAGGAACGGATGCAGCTGTGGTCAGACATGCACAACGGTACAATACCGAACTGTGTGGCTCGGTCCATTACGTTGTTGAGGAACAGTGCTATTGATGCTCATGAGAAACTGAAGCAGATGGATTCTTCGTTGTGTGAAGGGGATGTGGCTAGCGATGATG ATTCTCTTCTACCACCAAACTACATCTCCCTCTGTGCGGAGATGAACGCGCGTCTCGACGGGTTGATGTCGAAGTGGACGCTGTATGAAAACTCGTTGATTCGGGAACAGTATCTGGCGAGGGAGCGGTCTAAATGGCAGAggaataaaagtaaaaagaat GTAGTAGCAGTATGGCAAGGCGGATCAATCTTCGAGTTCAGTGAGATATCCAAGTTCTTGATATCGCACGTGACCAATGACTTCCGACTGAGCGTCCTGACGTCTGTGGAGGATGCCCTGCAGTTGGAGCCCCATGAGCTGGTACTGTGTGGACACGAGCTGATGCTGCCTGAGTTACCGCTGGCTAACATTAATGTTACTAGTTTTAATG GCGCGACTCTCCAAGCATCAGACATGCGTTCCTGTCTCCTCATGCTGTCAGAAGAGTGTCGGCTCCGCGAACTGACTCTGCACTGCTCGTCCGTGAACACAGTGATAGTGATGAGGTCTGGCACGCTACATATTGTCAGCTGTAATGTATTGGATCAGTCTAGTAGTTCTAAG AGTGACTTCGCCCAAGGTATAGTGGCGATGTCTGGCGCGAAGATCCTCATTGAAAACTGCACGTTTGACAACTTCTACTCCGGTATCGTCGTACATAAGGGAGCGCAG GTGGAGTTCAGGAGCTGTACAATAAAGAACTGTGGCGTGGGCATACAGATGTACTCCGGCTCCCAGGTGGAGCTGAGCGACACCGTGATCTCCAGCTGCAGCGAGCACTGCATACGGTGTGAGCTCGATGTCATGCAGGATGCACCCACTGGTAGTGCTAACGG ATTTGAAGGTCTCCTAGTAAATGCGAACTGCAAAATAGGTACAGGGGATTTACAAAAGGAGGTTTTAATTGTAAAACAGGATGTTAGTATATGA